CTCCGCAACGTGCTGTGCATCGACACAGGTGGGGCACCAGTTGTGTCAGGCGGAGGTGAGGGGTGCCCCCACACCTGTGGCAGCAGCCCGACCCCTAGCGACAGGCCCCTGCCCCACTTTGACAACAGCTTGCTGAAGTTGCACGAGCTAGAAGCCTGCCAGTGTGGGGGCGGGGAGGAGGCAGGGCTTAGCTCAGAGGCTGGGGCCATCCACAGCCAATCAGACAACATCCGGCTGCAGCAAGGAAGTGGAGGGTTCCTGGAGGGGCTGTTTGGCTGCCTGAAACCCGTCTGGACCATGATCGGGAAAGCCTACTCCACCGAACACAAGCATAACCAGGAAGGTGCGTGGAGTGAGTATAACAGCCAATTCTATGTCACTTCACTATTTGCACAAGGACTCCTGTGTTTTACAAAGACGTTTGTAAACTTTTAGGATACTGAATACCTAACCAATTCATGAGACACACTTCAGGATATTTCACTCTGCGTAGGATATGTAATGTACGACACCAAATCTTTTGTCACTTGAAATGTTATATGGTCAAGATGTTGAggtaaatccgtaaccatggtgaTGCATTATATATAAAGGTTCAACTTGACTTAATTTCATTATGGAGGTACATCACTAAAATGGCTTCCATtttcctctctgtttatctctcacTCCTGCCACCATGCCCCACTTTCTCTTTACACGCCCCCTACAATGCTGCTGACGTTACCTGTGCACTAGACTTATTCACAGTTAGCTACAGATGACATGAGCAGCTGCCTCCACAGCAGCAGGTCCCTGGAGACCACAACACTTCTCATGAAGAATTCTTCTGCTTGTCTCTCTTATCCCGCCTACTGGCTTCTCTTTCCTCACAGTGACCAAATTCTCAGTCATTCATCTATCTAATGTACTCTCATGACAGGTGATGTAGGGAGGAACGATTCGATTTGGGGAGATGTGCAGCTGTTTGCCTCTACATCTCTCCCCAACTGCCATCGTACTATACTGTACACTGAGCATATTGATCGAATCGTATCTATGGTGGTACCACAAGGGGAAAACACCTACTCATGTGTcgatgtaaaatactttttttcacAGAAAAGCTTCCTATCTGTAGACTAATATAAACAGATGATGCCGTTTACAGTGAGGAAacaaagtatttgattccctgctgattttgtacatttgcccactgacacagAAATtatcaatctataattttaatggtaggtttatttgaacagtgagagacagaataacaaccaaaaaatccagaaaaacgcatgtcaaaaatgttatgaattgatcagaaagatttctggctcccaggtgtcttttatacaggtaacaagctgagattaggagcacactcttaaagggagtgctcctaatcttagtttgttacctgtataaaagacacctgtccacagaagcaatccatcaatcagattccaaactctccaccatggccaagaccaaagagctctccaaggatgtcagggacaagattgtagacctacacaaggctggaatgggctacaagaccatcgtcaagcagcttggtgagaaggtaacaagagttggtgcgattattcgcaaatggaagaaacacaaaagaactgtcaatctccctcagcctggggctccatgcaagatctccatgcaagatctctggagttgcaatgatcatgggaacggtgaggaatcagcccagaactacatgggaggatcttgtcaatgatctcaaggcagctgggaccatagtcaccaagaaaacaattggtaacatgctatgccgtgaaggactgaaatccttcagcgcccgcaaggtccccctgctcaagaaagcacatatacatgcctgtctgaagtttgccaatgaacatctgaatgattcagaggacaactgggtgaaagtgttgtggtcagatgagaccaaaatggagctctttggcatcaactcaacttgccgtgtttggaggaggaggaatgctgcctatgagcccaagaacaccatccccaccgtcaaacatggaggtggaaacattatgctttgggggtgtttttctgctaaggggacaggacaacttcaccgcatcaaagggacgatggacggggccatgtaccgtcaaatcttgggtgagaacctccttccctcagccagggcattgaaaatgggtcgtggatgggtattccagcataacaatgacccaaaacacacggccaaggcaacaaaggagtggctcaagaagaagcacattaaggtcctggagtggcctagccagtctccagaccttaatcccatagaaaatctgtggagggagctgaaggttcgagttgccaaacgtcagcctcgaaaccgtaatgacttggagaagatctgcaaagtccctcctgagatgtgtgcaaacctggtggctaactacaagaaacgtctgacctctgtgattgccaacaagggttttgccaccaagtactaagtcatctTTTGCAgaagggttaaatacttatttccctcattaaaatgcaaatcaatttataacatttttgacatgcgtttttctggattttttggtttattctgtctctcactgttcaaataaacctaccattaaaatgctagactgatcatttctttgtcagtgggaaaacgtacaaaatcagcatgggatcaaatacttttttcccccactgtatatgataCATCTCAGCTGGTCTGCTTACTGGCCTGGAGTCCTCTCCATCTGCCGCTCATTGCCTGTGACTGACTCTTTCCTTGTTTTGATGTTGTGTTTTTAGAATCCTGGGAAGTTCCGTTTGAGGAGATCTCAGACCTGCAGTGGGTGGGCAGTGGGGCCCAGGGTGCCGTCTTCTTGGGGAAGTTCCATGGAGAGGACGTGGCTGTCAAGAAAGTCCGGGACATCAAGGAGACGGAGATCAAGCACCTACGCAAACTCAAGCATCCCAACATAATCACCTTCAAGTGAGGAAAACTCCCTGACCCAGACCCCAAGAAAACAGAATAGATGTATATGAACATGTCAACTGTTCGTCCGAGCTATTGTAGCCTTGACCAGCAGTAACTAGCACTCCATCAAGACTATGACATCATCAGACACTGACTTTTTCAAATGTTCTCTTGTTTATACTTGTccctctgcctcctccctccctctccccattcctcctaccccctctctcactcccccagGGGTATCTGCACCCAGGCTCCCTGCTATTGTATCCTGATGGAGTACTGTGCGCAGGGCCAGCTGTATGAGGTGCTAAGGGCGGGCAGGAACATCACCCCCTCCCTACTCATCGACTGGGCCATGGGCATTGCCGGGGGCATGAACTACCTACACCTCCACAAGATCATCCACAGAGACCTCAAGTCCCCCAAGTGAGTCACTGTGCTGGGTATTATCAAAACCATCCGCCTATAGACCAGAAGGCCCCAAAGTAAATCAATTAGCTCTTTCtttagaaaatgtattttctGGCTTAAGGAcatctaaaaaatatatatttttgctcTATCCATGGCAGTATGCTGATTACACATGATGACTTGGTGAAGATCTCTGACTTTGGCACCTCCAAGGAGCTCTTTGATAAGAGCATGAAGATGTCTTTTGCTGGTACGGTGGCCTGGATGGCCCCAGAGGTCATTCGGAATGAACCCGTATCAGAGAAGGTGGACATCTGGTAAGTGAAGGAATTCAACTTATTGACCATAGAAAAGAGGACCAATGCAATTCCATCTCTGATCAGTGATCACTAATATAAAGAGTGTTGTGAACTGCAGGTCGTTTGGGGTGGTGTTGTGGGAAATGCTGACCGGGGAGGTCCCCTATAAGGATGTGGACTCCTCCGCCATCATCTGGGGGGTGGGCAACAACAGCCTGAACCTCCCTATCCCCAAGAGCTGCCCCGATGGCTTCAAAATCCTCCTGAGGCAGTGCTGGtgagtggagatggaggaagggatggtgggagggagggaaggagggggagaaagagagggatggtggagaagaggagagagaggaaagaggaggtagTGGAAATAGATAGAGGGAAATTCTTTCCTTTGAAATCTTTCCTAGGTAGACTTGGCCCATGTAGATGCATAATGATTATACAGTAGATATACCAAACTTGTCTCTGACTTGGTTTTGCAGGAACTGTAAACCCAGAAATAGACCCTCTTTCCGTCAGATCCTCCTCCATCTGGATATAGCCTCAGCTGATGTACTCTCCACCCCACAGGAGACATACTTCAAGTCTcaggtagcctactgtacactatgccacacacacacaacataatgaatgtatacacacacacacacacacacacacacacacacacacacacacacacacacacacacacacacacacacacacacacacacacacacacacacacacacacacacacacacagagagtgtctaagtttgtgtgtgtgttgagcaggCTGAGTGGCGGGAGGAGGTGAAGCAGCACTTTGAGAAGATTAAGTCTGATGGGACCTGTCTGCACCGACTGGACGAGGAACTGATCAACCGACGCAGAGAGGAGCTCAGGTCTGTACCACAACACTCTGACAGACAGTTACTCTTCTCTTTTACCTGCTGGAAGTGATGCAATGCCAGTATTGTATAACAGAAAGCCACCAGTGCCTTGTTGTTACGAGCTGTGTAACTACAGTACAGCAGTCCAGGGTCATGTAGACAGGCAGTTTCACTAACATCAAATGGCTCTAGTTCCTTTGTTCTTCTTTTATCTACCTTTGGAGatataaaaaagaaagaaagagatggagggaaaaaataaaataaataggctCAGGGCACGTTTCTGTTACACAGCATTTGGATTCTTTCATGCGTAAACATGATGTCCCTTCTTGTGCACTGTTTTCTATTCAGGCACGCTCTGGACATCCGTGAGCACTATGAGAGGAAGCTGGAGAGGGCCAACAACCTCTACATGGAGCTCAATGCTGTCATGCTGCAGCTGGAGCTCAAAGAGAAAGAGCTACAGAAGTAGGTGGATCCGTCAGGCAGAGCACTTCAATGCATGTGGAGTTGTTCAGCAAATTCTCAGATCATTTGTATAAAAAAATTCTAATTTAGCACATCAATCATATCAGCTAGTATGGTATATAGACATACTGGACATGCAGTGTTTGAAAATAAGTGGATAATAAGTATTTGGTAATTAGGGTTATAGAAGATACaagtcatagaaatagaatatgtAGAACAGAGTAGTTACTGGATTTTGCATGCAATCAACTTTAATCGTGTTGATGTGTGCCTAGGAGAGAGCAGTCTTTAGATAAGAAGTTTCCAGGACTGTTCAAGCACCACAGCTCCAGACAGACTAGCTCCTCCAACTCCATGGACAAACTCATCAAGAAGAGAAACGTCCCACAGAAACTGCCCTCTGGAAAGAGGTGAGAGTTAATTCCGAGAGCCAAAAGCATAGGAGGCAAGGGTAGTTCTAATGTGAACCCAATGCAGAATTAACTTACTCATGTAACCCAATTGAAAGCACTTTAAATAAATGTGTAATCAGATTATATCACAATGTATCTGACCATTGTTTTCTATTCTATCCTGTTCTCATAGGCCAGACATCCTCAAGTCAGAGGTGATCATTCCCAAGATGGATTCCTCCGTGATGCAGGTCACCATCCCCTCCTGCCCCAACAGGGGCTCCACGTCTCCTAACCGCTCACGGAGAGTCAAGACTCGCCACCGCAAGCCTGGCAAGGGCAGCAGCGGGGACCTGGCTGGCCTGAAGGCCACTCAACCCTCCCCTGGCGGGGACAACCCTGCCCAGGCCAACAGCTTCAGCACGGACCCCTCCAAGCAGCTCCTGGACCCCAGCGCAGTCTTGCGGGCCCTGGGCCACGAGCAGCAGCAGAGGCAGTTGTCCTCCTCCAGCCCAGACCTCATATGCACCACGCTGGCAGCTGAGGGCCAGGGGAAAGGAGAGACCACCATGGGGGGGCTGGAGAAGGGTGGCAGCCTGAGTGCCTCCGCGGGCCTGGGGGGGTCCGAGCGTGGCGCGGCAGGTCTGGATGACCTCACGGAGACGCCCCCGCGTAGCAACACACCCAGCGAGGACGCAGCATCGTTCCCCTTCTCTAGCAGCCCAGACTCGCCATGTGGGAGGGGGGTGGCCGCCGGGAGGGGGTCTGTGCTGGGTGCCTCACGCCTGCCCCACGATGGGGACGATAAGGAGGAGGGAGTGAGTGGTGTGAGGTTACCCCGGGTGGCGTCAGGGCACCTCACCCCCTCAGCTATCCTGTACAGGGCAGCCATCACACGCAAACAGGTACAGTCCCAATGAAAAGCTAGTCATGTTCAGTATGTATTCCTTTCATCTCTGTGAATGTGTTTAGCTAACTCCCTCTGTTCTATGGGCTGTGCCCACAGAGGCGTGGTGTGtcttcagaggaggaggagggggaggttgaCAGCGAAGTGGAGTTGCCACGGAGACGGTGAGAATGTTGCTGTACTCCAGTACCCAAAAAACTGCCCGTAATTTACCTTTGTCTCATCATTGATCTGTGATATGATTTTAGGAGTCACAGGGTTTGACACCATTATAAAAATGACATTTGTAATTCCAATCAGAGATGTTTTGTGTTGCTAGTATAAGTGAATCTGCAAGTGACATGCAGTATGATGACTATTAATTATGGAATTAATCAAAACTGAAACAAAAGTGGATTCTTCCTTTCTTttatctccctcttctctcttgttCATTCTCCCCAGACGTCCGACCAGCATCAACCAGTGCCAGTCGGGGTCCACCTTCAGTTCAGAGAACCTCTCTGTGTCAGACGGCGAGGAAGGTCACACCACCGACCACTCCCACAGCGGCACGCCGGATGTGGTCAGCACCAACACGGATGACCGTCTGTACGACCGCAGCGATGACCTCCTGTCGCAGGGGTCAGAGTTCCCGGCAGACAACACGGACCTGGTGCAGGCCTCTGACGGGCTGTCTGAGAGGAAAAGTGCTCTGGGCCAGGTCAAAGCCCTGCTAGATGCTGCACAGAATCCTAATGAGGTAACACAATCTGATACTGGCACTTGCGTAGCGCACACCCCAGCAGCCCCTGCAAGATGGGGGGTCCATGAGCTTTGACCTAGCTTAAAAATCCCTTTTTTATAGTTAAATGTTTTTTATTCAGTTCCATTATTTGACCTTAAAATTTACATTTACGGGAATTTTATAAGGGAAAAGTTTTTGTTTTTGAAATACTTTCAATATTATAAATGTCCATGTCAGTTCTATGCTTGGAAATGCCGTTGTATGGAGCAAAGCATCCCAATTTTTGTTGCAATAATGGATATTAGCTGAAAAATGATCTTATGTAGTTTCTTGTAAGAGCCCTCTGTGACATTAAAGAATATTTTTCTCAAAACTGTAATTCCTCAAAGATGTTTCCAGTGGTCAACTCCTGTGTATACCACTTGAAGAAAAAGTCCGTATAACACCAAATCCTTCAGATTTTTGTCTAATGTCAACTCAACTCCATCAGAGTACTGAAAGATCTGATAGAAAGATTGTTTTTATTTGGGATTTTCAAATGAATCATTTTCCATACTTTACAAATGTTTGTATTGAACTTTAATTTTTGAGGCAAAAATATGTCTGTTTTGAGTATCTGTTGTCAAATCCGTCAGTGGCTTGTCAACCCGTCGCTGATGGCTAACCcccttaaaatatatatttttgtcaatATTCTGAATTATGTTTTTTattactagctaggtttccatccaattagatacagattttcatgcgaatactCCAGAATCTCCAAAAAgaaaatatgcgcattttcccaccagtggtatGTTTCCAGTAAATGGATTTGTTGGAGGGAAAAAAACGAGTGAGTGATGACGTAGTAtatacaaaatgtactttttcgcgATAGTTTTTccacaaaaactgttgcgtttAATAGCAAATAGTGCCTACATCGGTCTTGGCGcctgtgctctagccaacagcttgcagatacagtgcgAGTAGGCAGTGCGGGTtgtctagtctacatgatgagattcttatggataagagcaagaatatttgtatttgttaaacggcagtcaagcatcgatcatcatattaccagaataagaccctcgttATTTATTGGAAAGCAGCATCAAGCTCATAACCGTGTACTTTCcacaccctgtgaagttcatcataacttatttcataaGTAGCCTATAAACtacatggtttcctgagtcgtagtgggagaaccacacaccatatcattgcGTGACTCCAAATTTACTTCGAAATTATGGTTATTTGATTAGAGGTTAAACAATTGAAGTATTTGCTGTGCAAGCCCTAAGGGATAATGTTTGttttagaaatgttgttttttgttttaaaCCTAGAAATACATGCATGCTTTTTATGGTGTCTGAAAGAGTTAAAACCAGTTAATTgcatttcttctttttttaaggaAAAAAAGGAGGTTGTTCCTTCACCTGGAGTGATAACTGATACTTTGGTCTATCAAAATGTATATTAAACATTTTGTAAATTTTAAGACAAATATTTGTGGAAAAAAAGAATCCCTGAGCTCTAAAACAGCAAAATATTCTGTCAGCCTTATAGCATAATGTGtaaaatagcatgagattagctataaaactgccattttttctctctgccccatggcaaaaataGAGTCTTTACTCAGACATCgcgtattaatacattttcaagttcctaattgtgcactctcctcaaacaatagcatggtattctttcactgtaatagctactgtaaattggacagtgcagttagattaacaagaattgaagctgcgaccttttccacattttgtgttacagcctgaatttaaaattgattacattgcaattttgtgtcactggcctacaaacaATACCGCATAACGTcaagtggaatgatgttttttgAAATTTGTACTAATTAAGTAGCATGTTCGAACATGAGTAAATAGAGACAAATATATTTATGAAAGTCACCTTGtacgagagagatttacatgattatcaaaatgtcacgccacacgaaacacagcccttaattTAATCGtatctaaaatcccctatgggaaaaatgaatggtgggaaaacgattggaaccatttcgctgtttgaccgctaggttttatgggtattatgacacctccactgtggggctctatagcaGCTATTCGTCTGCTATTGCACAAGTCGGCTTGGTTGGTTGCTGTCTCTCCCTCGCTGCTTCTTGTGTCACTCGCTCACACAGTACGTCCCCTCCCCCGCTTGCTAGAGCGGcaccgctctctccctctcgtgcTTTACCAGCTCTGGTTAATCAAACATGATTTTCTGCTGCTACCCTCACTCGGATCGGACCTGATTTGGATCCGACCATGTCTATACGGAACGGGTCTAGTTGTCCTCGGGTCCGTTTGGAACAGGTCTCTGtgtttaaattgttttatttatgcaTGTCGAGTCCAGGTGGGAAAGCCCCAGGTCCATTTTGGAATGGGTCCAACTTCACAGCTgtatttaattcaggctgtaacacaacaaaatgtgtaataagtcaagggttataaatacttctgaaggcactgtacttgtaCCTATAATTTATCCATTCATTACCACCAGTTTCTAATCTACAACTTCTAGTGTGAAGTTTTTTTCTCATACCGCAATCTCTTCTTCGATAGTGACGTCAGACTAGGAACATTAACGGTTCCCATAACTCTGAGGTTTCAGTTGATTCTGTGATCTACCTCTAGCAtaatgtttctctctcctccatctttaCCCCTCAGAGTCAGGCCCTGTGCGACGACTCGGACTGCGACAGCGCTGAGCTTGACCAGTCAGGAAGTGGGGAGCCCAGTCGTCCACCCAGCGCTGGGGCCTGTGCACCTCCATCAGGGTCCCATTTTGGGCACCAACAAGGGTCTCCACAGGGGCCCCCATAGAGCCAACACACTGGACACTATAGAACTACAGCTACCTTACAGTAAACAACCATCACAAGAGCCTACATTAGCCAGTCTCTAAAGCAGGACTTGAATGAATGTGATGTGGGGTCACATCAACTTAGCTCAGGCTATGACAAGTTATCTACCAGTGTCTTATAAAGCAATATGGGTTTGTTCGTTAGCAAGCCTTCATAAGACAACACAGGTGATTTGTTATAAACTGATAGCAGTTATGACAGTTTGTAATATCTGACTTATTtagattacttttttttttttttaaatagacttTAGATACTGTTAATACAAGTACCAACAGCCACTGCTCCCATTCAGGAAGAAAAAAATACTCAGAAATACAAACTGTCCCCTTTGGTAACTTGCCATCTGGTACTTTACCATCACTGCTCTTGGAGGAGCCCAATTTCCAATTAGCTTTTTTCTCCCATGGAAATTAATAATGTAGATATGTGAATATCACAtgacaaaaatctaaatgtattttAAGTGTAAGACAAGAACTGATGTAAGAAAAAGCAGTATGCAGCCCAACGAACAAATGCATGACTACACATGGTTATATTTTAAGTTCTGGATGTATCCATTTTATATTTTGTGAGAAGGTTTACACTTTTTTACCCTGTattatttccatatattttttattattattgatgTCGGCACTTAAATAGTTATGTCAAAGGGGAATGAAAATCTCACCGAAATGTTCTCTTTCATGGATAGGTCCCTCAGCTGGTAATGTTAAATTCATACTTTGATCTTAACTCTCCTACCACTGAGTTTTGAATACACATCCCTTTAAGATCACACAGGAATTAGCCAGAACAGAGAGAATACTGCTCTCTGGTAGAAGTAGTGGAATATTAAGCATCCTTTGAATTTCAATAGAGGTTTACACATTGTAACTGTAAAATAGGAATGATATCAAAATCCAAATATGAGGAACAATAAAATATTGGTAAATCTTCGAGGTGTGACAGGTGTGTTATATTTCGGAACATGTAGCCTTAAACCCTAGGAGATACCCCTGTATGAC
The DNA window shown above is from Salmo salar chromosome ssa13, Ssal_v3.1, whole genome shotgun sequence and carries:
- the LOC106566706 gene encoding mitogen-activated protein kinase kinase kinase 12, giving the protein MSGTCLHEPHAPSPSLSEPTFRRLDADPPACTPETDLTPTQCVLRNVLCIDTGGAPVVSGGGEGCPHTCGSSPTPSDRPLPHFDNSLLKLHELEACQCGGGEEAGLSSEAGAIHSQSDNIRLQQGSGGFLEGLFGCLKPVWTMIGKAYSTEHKHNQEGAWKSWEVPFEEISDLQWVGSGAQGAVFLGKFHGEDVAVKKVRDIKETEIKHLRKLKHPNIITFKGICTQAPCYCILMEYCAQGQLYEVLRAGRNITPSLLIDWAMGIAGGMNYLHLHKIIHRDLKSPNMLITHDDLVKISDFGTSKELFDKSMKMSFAGTVAWMAPEVIRNEPVSEKVDIWSFGVVLWEMLTGEVPYKDVDSSAIIWGVGNNSLNLPIPKSCPDGFKILLRQCWNCKPRNRPSFRQILLHLDIASADVLSTPQETYFKSQAEWREEVKQHFEKIKSDGTCLHRLDEELINRRREELRHALDIREHYERKLERANNLYMELNAVMLQLELKEKELQKREQSLDKKFPGLFKHHSSRQTSSSNSMDKLIKKRNVPQKLPSGKRPDILKSEVIIPKMDSSVMQVTIPSCPNRGSTSPNRSRRVKTRHRKPGKGSSGDLAGLKATQPSPGGDNPAQANSFSTDPSKQLLDPSAVLRALGHEQQQRQLSSSSPDLICTTLAAEGQGKGETTMGGLEKGGSLSASAGLGGSERGAAGLDDLTETPPRSNTPSEDAASFPFSSSPDSPCGRGVAAGRGSVLGASRLPHDGDDKEEGVSGVRLPRVASGHLTPSAILYRAAITRKQRRGVSSEEEEGEVDSEVELPRRRRPTSINQCQSGSTFSSENLSVSDGEEGHTTDHSHSGTPDVVSTNTDDRLYDRSDDLLSQGSEFPADNTDLVQASDGLSERKSALGQVKALLDAAQNPNESQALCDDSDCDSAELDQSGSGEPSRPPSAGACAPPSGSHFGHQQGSPQGPP